ttctttaGTACCAAATCCCTTTCATGGAATTTCCTAGGATGAACTTTCTTATTGTAAGCTCGtatcattcgtttctggtacatttAACCATGATGGATAGCTCTTAACCTCTTTTCTTCAATCAAGTTCAGCTGATCATACCaggattggatccattctgcttcatctagTTTCAATTCTGATAAAACTCGGAGGGAAGGAATCTCAATTTCGATGGGCAAAACCATCCCCATTCCATAGACCAAAGAGAAAGGAgttgccccggtagaggttCTAATAGACGTTCGATAAGCATAAagggcaaatggtaacttctcatgccaatctttataagtctctgtcattttccccacaatattcttgatgttcttattAGCTGCTTCCACTGCGCCATTCATTTAAGGGCGATATAGCGATGCGTTGTGGTGCTTGATCTTGAATTGATTGTAGACCTCCACTATTGTACtgttatttaaattcaacgcattgtcagatataatcCTTTCTGGCAtcccataccgacatatgatctccttttttaagaatttactaATTGTCGACTTTGTGACGTTGGCATAACAGGTAGCCTCTACCCACTTGGTGAAGTAGTCGATGACTATGAAGATGAACTGATGCCCATTCGAAGCCTTTGGCGAGATTGGCCCAAttacatccatgccccacattgAGAatggccatggagaagtcataacatggaGAGGTGAAGGAGGCACATGGATCTTGTCTCCGTAAATCTGACACTTATGGCATTTCTTAGCATACTTGATGCAgtctccttccatggtggaccaataatatccaaatctcatgatctgcctggccattgtgaaaccattaGCGTGTGTTCCACAGACACCATCGTGGATCTCTTTTAAGATTTGCTAAGCCTCAATAGCATCCACTCATCTTAGCAGCACCTGATCCTTTCCTCTTTTGTATGGGATTTCTTCATCTAAGACGTAGTCACTAGCCAGCCTCCTCAATgttctcttttcattctcaGTTGCTTGGTCTGGGTATTCACGATTTTTCACGTATCGCAATATGTCTTGATACCAAGGGTGCtcgtctttttcttcttcttcgtcaATGTTACAACAGTGGGCTGGAGCCTCATAAATGCTTATTTGGATAGGCTTCACATCctcttgtttatttactttgacCATGGAAGCCAATGTAGCCAAAGCGTCGGCCATCTGATtctcatctcgtgggagataacagaaggtgATGTTGTCAAACTCCTCAATTAATTCCAAGACTAGCTTTCGATAGCTAACCAACTTGGGGTCTCTTGTTTCCCACTCGCCTTTGATCTGATAAATCACTAATGCAGAATCCCTATATACCTCAAGTACCTTGACTTTGCGTTCAATAGCCGCACAAATTCCCATGATACATGTTTCATACTCCgccatgttatttgtgcaatcgAAATCTAGTTTGCTAGTGAATGGATAATGATCACCGTCTGGAGATACCATGATTGCCCCGATCCCGTTACCCACAGTATTTGAGgctccgtcaaagtttaatttccaagcATTGCTTTCTTGTGTGTTTGCTTCAGCAGTTGCCACATACATTCGATCCTCATTTGGGAAATTGAAGTTCAAAGGCTCATAATCTTCCAGGGTCTACTAGCTAGAAAATCTGCTATTGCGCTCCCTTTTATGGCCTTTTGATTCACATAggctatgtcaaattcagacaGTAGAATTTGCCATCGGGCCATCCTTCCGTTTAGAGTggttgactccatcatgtatTTTAGAGGGTCCAATTTTGAGATTAACCAAGTCGTATGGTATAACATGTATTGCCTCAATCTCCGAGTGGTCCAGACCAAGGCGCAACACAAATTTTCAATTGGCAAATATCTCGTTTCACATTCAGTGAacttcttgctgagatagtagattgctctttcttttcgtcctgactcatcatgttggccaagTCCGCATCCCATAGAATTTTTGAACACTACCAGGTATAGTATCAGTGGCTTATTTGGGTAAGGTGGCATCAGCACTAGGGTGTTGGACAGGTAATGCTTGATTTTTTCGAAAGTTTTCTGGCACtcctcatcccatacacctggaTTGTGTTTTTTAAGGAGACGAAAATGGagtcacatttctcagttaaCTGTGAAATAAATCGAGCGATGTAATTTAGTCTTCCCAGAAAACCTCAAACTTCTTTTTGAGTACTTGGCGGAGACAATTCTTGTATGACtttgactttgtctgggtcaatctcaTTTCCCCTTTCACTGACTAAGAATCCTAGCAACTCTCCCGATCTAGCCCTGAAAGTGCATTTAGCTGGGTTGAGCTTTAGCTGGAATTTCCTTAACCTTAGGAATAGTTTCCTCAGGACTTGCACATGTTCCCCCTCTGTTCTAGACTTTGCGATCATGTCGTCAACATAGACTTCTATCTCTTTATGCATCATATCATCGAACAAggttaccatggctctctgTTATGTCCCTCCCACATTTTTTAGTCCAAACGGCATCACTTTGTAGCAAAATGTCCCCCACATCATTACGAAAGTGGTTTTTTCCATGTCTAGAGGATGCATCCTAATTTGGTTGTACCcggagaaaccatccatgaaggagaaCAGTGAGTATCTGGCTGTGTTGTCCACTAAGGTATCGATATGGGGCAATGGAAAATTGTCCTTGGGACTGGCTCTGTTCAAATCTCTGTAGTCCACACACATTCTcactttcccatctttcttaggaaCAAGGACtatattggctacccattctgaatacTTGACCACCTGTAAGAACCCAACATCAAACTGCTTcttaacttcttcttttatttttagcaagACATCAGGCCTCATCCCTCATAGCTTTTGCTGGACTGGTTTGCATTCTTCCTTTATAAGCAGTCGGTGTACCACGATATCCATACTTAACTCAGGCCTGTCTTGATaggaccatgcgaagacatcccTGAACTCATATAGCAACTCAATGAGATCTAGTTTCGTATCTTTGTCAATGCAAGCTCCAATTTTCACCTATTTTCCCTCTCCTAAGCGCACGACTTCTACTGACTCCTTATAGGGTAGGATTTGCTTCTTTTCTTGCTacaccatccttaacaaatcaggagataggACGCTATTTTGGTCATCTTCAAAATCCTGAGAATCATCATACTCATGTCTTGTTCAAAAAGGGATTCTAAATTAGTAACAGTGTCGCTCACATCATTGATATCTGAAGTCCTGTATTCGGGATGCAAGAAGGtccaaagaaaaagaatctaagaataattGTATGCACAATATGATTATAAATGGAATAGAAAGACCgaaagaatatttttttcaaaatgagactGAAcgatgcattttattgaaataaaattttgggcaTGCCTTTTAAAAAAGATTCTTATTGCCCTCAGGCTTAGGGCAACAAGTgagttctgaatattactctgaattAGTTCTAAATGTTACAGGGATCTCTTCCACAGTCTAGTTGTCTAGAACACTTCTAGGCTCATAAGGGCGGATGCCTGACATACTTTCTCCTTCGAGTTCTTCTTTaaatatggcattgatgttcAGTTTCCTAGTATTTCCTCCGTAACATCTCTTCTTGGTGTCTTTCGTTCAGGATAAATGGTTCCCCCTGATACAAAGGTCCTAGATATATGGGGGAAGGTCATAGGTTCCCACTCGACTTCTTCCCCACTCAAACGCGCCTTACGCCTCTCTTGCCTCTTTTCcaactctttctttttttgcttcGCATTTggcttaaatcctaaaccaaagCGTTCTTGTTTATCCTTCATCAATGGTGCCTTTATCCTTCCTTGATCTTCCGAGTCCTCTCTAGGGCATGGCTCCTTTCCCAACCGTCATTTGCAGTCCCATTCTCGTGGTTTTGGATATTCTGGGTATCGGGATCTTATTCCCCTCAACCACAAAGGTTGCATTCACGAATTCTTAGGATCGGAAGGAACATTCGATCGTCTCGTCATCCGCTCCTAAATACGATGCGTCACTGCTTACCGATGCAATGATGTCTTCCTCCGCGCTTATTGTAACTAATCGGCCTTCTGTTACCAATTTCAACTTCTGATGCAATGATGAAGGCACTGCTCCCGCTGAATGAATCCAAGGTCTTCCCAACAGGCAATTATATGAAGGCTTGATATCCATTACTAGGAAATCTACCTTGTATGTATTCGGTCCAATCAAGAGGGGAATTTCTATTCCTCCCATTACCCTCATTTCAGTGccatcaaatgctctcactatattcTGGCATGATTTCATGTGAGAGCTATCTACTAGCAACCTATTTAAGGTGGATAAAGGTAAAACATTCAAGGCTGATCCATTATCGACTAACACCCCGGGCAACATGTATCCTTTACAACGAGTGGTAATATGTAGGGCTTTGGTGGCTCCTCTCCCCCTggtggtatttcatcatcactTAAGAAGATGAAATTGTCAGCACTTATATTGTTAACCAGGCGATCCAACTTGTTCACTGAGATATTGTTAGCAACATAAATCTCATTTAGCACTTTTATCAACGCATCACGATGTGTCTCCGAACTTAGAATTAACTCGAGCATTGAGATACGAGCCAGCTGTTTATGCAGTTGTTCCACTATACTATACTCGCTATGCTTTAAGAATTTTAAGAATTCCCTAGCCTCGCTTTCAGTTACTAGTTTGTTAACATGCGATTCAGTTTTGGCCGTCTTTGTTTTTTCTTGCTCAACCGCCAAGGCTTTTCCTTTTATGGGCTCCACTCCTACATTTTTTGGATCGTAGCGTTTTCCACTACGGGTATAAAAGCCTACATCATTTTCCTCTTCTGAAGTATTTACCGGGATCTCTGCTCCCGGGATTGTCACGTTGCAGTCATAATTCCAAGGGACCCTTTTGCTATCATTGTATGGAATGTATACAGGTTTTTGGATTATAACTTTCGGTACCATTTGTATTCCAGCTTCTCCGCTCCTTGGCCGTGAAATAATCACCACCGGGTGATTAGCCTTTTGGGCTTTTCCCTTAGATCCTTCCTCCGAGGCATAAACTTCTCCCTCCTCCAATCCTTTgatttcttcataaaactcCAAATCTTTGTTGTTCATCAGATTTTGTACCATGGCCCTGAACTCAGTGCAGTTTTGAATGTCATGGCCCTCTTTGGGCCTTTGCTTTGATTCTTGCTTGATTAGACCTCCATTTATCATTCGTTTCCAAACCCAACTTAGTGGGGTCTTTATCTCCGCAATGTCAGCTTCGATTCTCTTCCCCCCACTTTCAATTATCGCGTTTACCTCTTTATCAGAatgattgggtaacggatttCCTACTATGTTTGGTCCTGATGGGTCATCCAATTTTACAATCCCTATCttaatgagtctttcaactacCTTCTTAGACGCAGTACAGTTCTCAATCGTGTGCCCCACTATCTCTGCATGGTATTCACATTGGACAATCATGTCGTACCATTTTGGGTACAGAGGTTGCATGGGTTTCAGATAAAATGGAGACACCACGTGTGCATCGAATAGATTCTGATACAGTTCCCTATATGTTATTGGAATGGGCATGAATTGAAGTCTTTCTGTGTTGGGCCTTGTGTTGGGTTCTTGCCTTGAAGGGCCAATAGTAATTGGTTTCGAATAACTTTTGCTATATGCGCTTATGTTGTTCACCTCGCTTTCCTTTTTCCTTAGGGCTGGTCTTTTGGAGGTTTCCCCCGCGTCTATTTTATCGCTTCTtattgcattttcaatcatttcactgGACATTACTATATCCGAGAAGCTCTTGGTGGCACTCCCCAACATGTGGTtgatgaatggggctttcaaAGTATTGATAAAAAGCATGGTGACCTCTTTTTCCAAACGGGGTGGCTGGACttaggggtgtgcataattcggttaaaaccgaaaaaatttggttaaccgaccgaattcggttaagcggtcggttaactgaatttttttggTCAGGGGTCGGGTAATTTTTTTTGATCTTTTGggtaacggttaattcggttcgaaatcggtcggttaaccgaaaaaaattcggttaaccgaatatTGCAGggtaaactttaaaaaaaatttggaccCTTATTACCATGGGCCTCAACCAGGTCAAATTAAATTTGGCCCAATTTATTTTCTCTCCTCTAAGAACCAAACTTTTTTCAAAGACTCAAGACACTACCACAAGAAGTGACCGGTAGACTTTCACAATTTCACTAACACCCTAAATCCCTAATATTCTCAATCTCAGTTGAATCGAGAAAACCCACCATTTTCACACCTTTTGCTGTCCATTTCTCTTCCACCACACCAATACCTGCACCTGTGTTTGTTGTCTTCTAATTTTACACCATGTTCTGTCCATTTCTCCTTCGCTTGACATTTGTGCTTTCACTTACTTTTatgggtttttcttttatttcggGTTTTGCTTACTTTTATGTTAGTAATAATGTCTTCTTACTTTTGTgcttttctttcattattattttcaaaaaatgttgattttctCTGTTGATTTCCTTGAAGGCTTGAACTCCAAAAGCTTGTTGATAACTATCTTATAACTATCTCTCACCGACAAAATAAAATGTTGccttactttatttattaactattattttaagttaatgttttcattgttaaatatttattagttgAAAAACTATGTCGTTGTATACTATTGTCTTAATTTTTCATTGTATACTATtgtcttattttttctttcatctttatAGTTAACCTTTGTCGttgtttaattacttttttatttgtaattaatgataattttatattgcattaattaaataacaaaatcctatattgttaattaaataattaaataattaaatgctaacatttgaatcttaaaatatttaaaattaaaaattgttattatttatgattcagttgtatatgttattatttagaaTAATAAACATCTTAATTATCAAATGAATATCGGGTTCCTTGTCATTACATAAATTGAACATAAATTGAAATATCATATAAGATTATCAAATTGAACCGCTCAAACTAAATACCTTAATTCAACAGTATaagattatttttcatataagatTATTTTTCATACCTTAATTCAATTTCTGTTCAATTATCAAATTGAATCTTACATGAACCGTTCACATTGATGATCATTTTTCTTTACGgaaaaacaacaataattttattgcTAACTACAATTTTCTCCACCCAATGATGCAAAagcatatttatttaattagtctGACTTTGCTTGGGCTTTATgaactaatttaattgattaagttGAATACCGAGGGGTGCAGTGCATGTGTTCCATAATGATcaactaatttaattgattaagttGATTAAGTTCCATATTGcatcaatttaattaagtttctggattttgtaaataatattgTCCTTGACCCCAAGTTTGtcgtattattttaatttattatatactttttttcttgCAAAATGTCAACCGAACCAACATCTATTGGGGGTAGTGTTACACCTCCTACTTCGATAGATTCTGAAAATTCAGGAGTTGGAGCTTCAATCCAAACAAAGGGGACTACCGGGAAAAAAAAGGCCCCTCCTCAAAGGTCAGAAGTTTGGTCTCACTtcactaaatttattaatagtgagGGTGCAAGTAAGGCTAAATGTAATTATTGTGAAAAGGAATTTTGTTGTGATATGAAAAAACTTGGTACGAGGTCATTGAAATATCATATTGGTTCATGTAAGAAAAATCCTAGTAATGTTGTTGACACTAGTCAAGGACAACTAGTTTTACCTAGAAAGGGAGTTGAAGGGGGGGAAGGGAATCTTTCAACTTGGAGATTTGATCAAGAAGCATGTAGGAAAGGATTAGCACAAATGATTCTGATTGATGAATTACCTTTCAAGTTTGTTGAAAGTGaaggttttaagaaatttatgtttgtggCATGTCCTAGGTTTCATATTCCTTCACGAACTACTATGACTAGGGATGTTTATCAATTGTATCTAGACGAAAGGGTCAAGATAAAACaacttttgagaagttcttgTTCTAGAGTTTGCTTAACTACTGGCACATGGACATCTTTGCAAagagttaattatttgtgtatcacTGCTCACTTTATTGATAAcgattggaaattgaataaaaagattttaaacttttgtccAATTTCTAGTCATAAGGGTGAGTCTATTGGAATGGTGATTGAGAAATGCTTGTTGAATTGGGGGATTGATAAGTTGTTTACTGTTACTGTTGATAATGCAAGTTCAAATGATGTTGCTATTggttatttgagaaagaaatttaaccCTCGAGGGGGTttagttcaaaatggtaaatatcttCATATGAGATGCATGGCACACATTAtgaatttgattgttgttgaaggcttaaaggaaatgaataaatCTGTTGAACGTGTTAGGGGGGCTGTTAGATATGTGAGACAATCTCCAGCTAGATTACAAAAGTTTAAGGAGtgtgttgtggtggaaaagataGAGTGCAAGAAGATGTTGTGTCTTGATGTTTGTACTAGGTGGAACTCGACCTACTTAATGTTAGACACTGCTCAGAACTTTGAGAGAGCttttgagagatttgaggagcaagatacaaattttagaatttgaacttGAAAGGGAGAGGGTTGGCCTAGTGTGGATGATTGGGATAATGTTAGAAACTTGAGGATTTCTTGGAACACTTTTATGAAGTCACTTTATATATCGGCACTTCATATGTCACgtccaataatttttttgattagCTTTCtgaaattgatattcttttacGAGATGCTCAGTTAAATAGTAATATTGATTTCAATGTTATGGCCATCAAGATGAAAGAGAAGTATGATAAGTATTGGGGTGATATTGATAAGATGAATTTGCTTATGTTTGTTTCTTGTGTTTTAGATCCTAGACAAAAACTAAAGTATCTTGAATTTGCACTTAGTGAAATGTCTAGTTCTGAAAAAGCTTATGAAATGATGCAAAAGTTGAAGGAATCTTTGTATGAATTGTTTGATgagtataagcctccacttcATGGTACTTGTAGCCAATCGAGTGTGTCAACACATGTTTCTATTGGTGAAccacaacaaaaaatgaaaaggcgAATGCAAGCTTTGTATAAAAAGCGTGAGTTGGAACTTTGTGGTGAGGATAAAACATCTGAGTTGGATAAATATCTAGCTGAGGCTAATGAAGAATTTGttgaagattttgatattttattgtggTGGAAAGTGAACAGCCCTAGATTTCCCACTCTTTCAAAAATTGCCAGAGATGTGTTAGCTATATCGATTTCTACGGTTGCTTCAGAGTCTGCATTTAGTACCGGAGGACGTGTGATTGATCAATATAGGAGttctttaactcctaaaattgtaCAAGCTCTTGTGTGCACTCAAGATTGGATTCGAAGATCATCATCACAAGAAGAcataaaaaagattgaagaacAAATCCAAGAGCTTGACAAGATTGAAACTGGtatgtttattgttttattttaatagtttcaaatcactcttacttatttaattgattcaatgttTAGACATTTCTTGGAATGCATTAGAGCCTACCCTAGATTCATGAGCTTTCGTGAGTTGAAGGGTATGCTTACTACTATCTTATTCTTGTTAATTTATAATCTATTcgtttctttatattatttgagtttttttaaatgcgtatatttctattatatgctaaatttttgctcatgtttttttaggtttaatgcaaATGGAGATATTTTGGAGAGATGAAATGGATATATTTTGGAAAGATGAAATGGATATAAATGGAGAATgttaaaaacatacatttcaattatgtgttaattcaagacttatgtaatatttttaattatgtagtgattcaaagacttatgtaatatttttaattatgtagtgattcaaatatttatgtaatgtttttaattatgtagtgatttaattcgggtaatttgggtaattttcgggtaattcgggtaattttcgggtaattcgggtaattcgggtaattcgggtaagtcgggtaattcgggtaagtCGGGTAAGTtgggtaatttttaaccaaaaatgatCAACACatatttttcggttaattcggttaaccgaccttattaaccgaaaaaatttcggttcggttacttttttttaaaaattcggttcggttaacggttaaaaaatttgggaggtcggttaattcggtttcaagaatttcgggtcggttaaccgactgaacACCCCTAGCTGGACTTGCGTTGCCACCTCCCTCCATCGTTGGGCGTACTGCCTAAAACTCTCGTTTTGTTTCTTCTCCATATTCTGTAACATGATTCTATCGGGTGTCATAtctgtcacatgactgtattgcTTCATAAAAGCTTGCTCCAAGTCTCTCTATGAATTAACTTTAGCACGACTCAACTGGTTGTACCACTTGGTTGCAGACCCGATCAAACTATCCTAGAAGCAGTGGATTAACAGTTGATCATTATTGACGTATCCTGTCATCCTTCGACAGAACATAGTGATATAagcttcaggacaactagtcccgttatacttttcaaattctggCATCTTGAACTTAGACGGGAGCACTAAATCAGGGACTAAACTCAGATCCTTGGCGTCAACTCCACAATGGTAGTCGGTGTTTTCCATGGCTCTAAATTTTTCCTCTAGCCATCTACATCAATCTTCAAGCTGTTTTGGCAGGTTCATTCttgctttttctatttctaccaCGTCATCAAGATCAGTGACCACAGGATTGGTAGGGTTGTCCCCGGGATTGGAACCCGAGCCTATTTGAAAATGCATTGGTGCCGAGGCACCAGCCTGATATTGAGGTCTAATATTGACAGGTATTCTTTGCGGGCACATATCCGGTTGTGCCTGGGTGCTTGTcggggtgaaacctggaggataaaTAGGGTCTTCATTATCAACCCCAAAATCAACTATAGGGCTTTTTCCTTTATCATTCCCTCCAGCCAATAACTGCGCCAACTGGTTCATCATAGTTTTTTGGGCTTTTAGCATgtcttgttggattttatccagTCGTTCCTGTATCTGATCTTACATCTCCTTCTGTAATTGTTCCAATCTTTCTAACCTCTATCCATTGCTTTTGTTTGGCGACGAGTACCGTAGTGATATTTGGTTGGTagatttttgttggtttccagggtAACTGTAATAATTTTTGATTGATTAGGGCCCTTTTATGAAACTTAatgcatgcaatgaaatgtaatgtagatgcatgaatgcaaaaaaaaaaaaaaaagaggcattaattctaattcaatttcattagaagAACTCgatttagaaaacaaatttctttacataaaatggactACATATACGGCTTCGCCTTTATACTTAAAGCCTTAACACTCCTAAGGAGCCAAGCTAACTCTCGACCTCGGCTTGATTctgactcatattttaaactcAATATATCGGCCTGAACTACTAAGATTTGCAGATGATCAGCTACCTCCTGCACTTGAGTTACAGCTTCACCCATAATGTAATCCCTATCTCTAATCTGATTTTGGGAATGATGGAGCTGCTCCTGGCACTGTTCGTTACGCCTCTCAAGAAGCTCCACTTGTAATTCAGAATTTTGCAATGCGTTTTCGAGCTCTTCTATCTTTCCCATTAATTCTTCTATCTTACTTAAACTTGCTTTCAACTCGATCATAGAGTTGCGGCTACGGTACAGGTGAAGTGACTTTTCTAACTCTACTACCCGGTCCTTTAATCTTGCTTCTTCATTCCGACATTCTAACAAGCTTTTCTCCAAAGCGCTCTCTCTAGCTCGGGcatcttgaaatttcttttcccactgaTCAGCCTTGGTCCTTTCTTCCTTGATCTCCTGCCGCCATTGCTCTGATGTTTTACCCAGACCAGCAGTTCTTATCGACAACTGTAACTTCTTATAATCCGCTCTTAGACTATCCAAGTCCTCTTCAGCCTTGTTCTCCCATTTCCTTAATTTTTCGGCTTTCAACTTGTGGATATCGACATCTAGTCCCAAACgcatcttttcctcttctagCTGCTCAAATTTCTTTCCCAGCTCCGAACTTCTTTTATCAAAGTCCAGTTTGACTATCTCTAATTCTGACGGAACTACTTGTAGATACTCCTCTATTGGGCGAGCGTCTTCCTGGCTTGACACGGGGATGTTATCGTTGATCCTTCTTTCCCACCACCAACTATACTCAGGAGTTGTATCCTTCTTTACATCAAGTATCTTCATTCTA
The nucleotide sequence above comes from Gossypium raimondii isolate GPD5lz chromosome 13, ASM2569854v1, whole genome shotgun sequence. Encoded proteins:
- the LOC128036120 gene encoding zinc finger BED domain-containing protein RICESLEEPER 2-like; its protein translation is MSTEPTSIGGSVTPPTSIDSENSGVGASIQTKGTTGKKKAPPQRSEVWSHFTKFINSEGASKAKCNYCEKEFCCDMKKLGTRSLKYHIGSCKKNPSNVVDTSQGQLVLPRKGVEGGEGNLSTWRFDQEACRKGLAQMILIDELPFKFVESEGFKKFMFVACPRFHIPSRTTMTRDVYQLYLDERVKIKQLLRSSCSRVCLTTGTWTSLQRVNYLCITAHFIDNDWKLNKKILNFCPISSHKGESIGMVIEKCLLNWGIDKLFTVTVDNASSNDVAIGYLRKKFNPRGGLVQNGKYLHMRCMAHIMNLIVVEGLKEMNKSVERVRGAVRYVRQSPARLQKFKECVVVEKIECKKMLCLDVCTRWNSTYLMLDTAQNFERAFERFEEQDTNFRI
- the LOC128036119 gene encoding uncharacterized protein LOC128036119, with the translated sequence MSSEMIENAIRSDKIDAGETSKRPALRKKESEVNNISAYSKSYSKPITIGPSRQEPNTRPNTERLQFMPIPITYRELYQNLFDAHVVSPFYLKPMQPLYPKWYDMIVQCEYHAEIVGHTIENCTASKKVVERLIKIGIVKLDDPSGPNIVGNPLPNHSDKEVNAIIESGGKRIEADIAEIKTPLSWVWKRMINGGLIKQESKQRPKEGHDIQNCTEFRAMVQNLMNNKDLEFYEEIKGLEEGEVYASEEGSKGKAQKANHPVVIISRPRSGEAGIQMVPKVIIQKPVYIPYNDSKRVPWNYDCNVTIPGAEIPVNTSEEENDVGFYTRSGKRYDPKNVGVEPIKGKALAVEQEKTKTAKTESHVNKLVTESEAREFLKFLKHSEYSIVEQLHKQLARISMLELILSSETHRDALIKVLNEIYVANNISVNKLDRLVNNISADNFIFLSDDEIPPGGEEPPKPYILPLVVKDTCCPGC
- the LOC105781369 gene encoding uncharacterized protein LOC105781369, with translation MKILDVKKDTTPEYSWWWERRINDNIPVSSQEDARPIEEYLQVVPSELEIVKLDFDKRSSELGKKFEQLEEEKMRLGLDVDIHKLKAEKLRKWENKAEEDLDSLRADYKKLQLSIRTAGLGKTSEQWRQEIKEERTKADQWEKKFQDARARESALEKSLLECRNEEARLKDRVVELEKSLHLYRSRNSMIELKASLSKIEELMGKIEELENALQNSELQVELLERRNEQCQEQLHHSQNQIRDRDYIMGEAVTQVQEVADHLQILVVQADILSLKYESESSRGRELAWLLRSVKALSIKAKPYM
- the LOC128036118 gene encoding uncharacterized protein LOC128036118 — its product is MYVATAEANTQESNAWKLNFDGASNTVGNGIGAIMVSPDGDHYPFTSKLDFDCTNNMAEYETCIMGICAAIERKVKVLEVYRDSALVIYQIKGEWETRDPKLVSYRKLVLELIEEFDNITFCYLPRDENQMADALATLASMVKVNKQEDVKPIQISIYEAPAHCCNIDEEEEKDEHPWYQDILRYVKNREYPDQATENEKRTLRRLASDYVLDEEIPYKRGKDQVLLR